A region from the Corylus avellana chromosome ca7, CavTom2PMs-1.0 genome encodes:
- the LOC132187434 gene encoding uncharacterized protein LOC132187434: protein MDKQVEKMQVRQNYPNLWRSDLLGTIQADTPYCFFALFCGPCASYLLRKRALYNDMSRYTCCAGYMPCSGRCGESKCPELCLCTEVFCCFGNSVASTRFLLQDEFNIQTTKCDNCIIGFMFCLQQLACIFSIVACLVGSDELQEASQLLNCLSDMVYCSVCACMQTQHKIEMDKRDGKFGPQPMAIPAVQHMSRFDQATPPPVGYPSQPSYGQPYGHPPPYQAQGYPPAGYPPAYPPAPAYPPPNYPR from the exons ATGGATAAACAGGTGGAGAAAATGCAGGTCCGTCAGAATTACCCGAATCTCTGGCGCTCCGATCTCCTCGGCACCATCCAAGCGGACACGCCTT ATTGTTTCTTTGCATTATTTTG TGGTCCCTGTGCTTCTTACCTGCTGCGTAAACGGGCTCTTTATAATGATATGTCAAG GTACACATGCTGTGCTGGCTATATGCCATGCAGTGGCAGGTGTGGAGAATCGAAGTGCCCTGAATTGTGTCTTTGCACTGAG GTTTTCTGTTGCTTTGGAAATTCAGTAGCCTCAACACGCTTTCTCTTGCAAGATGAGTTCAATATACAGACAACGAAATGTGATAACTGCATTAtt GGTTTCATGTTCTGCCTCCAACAACTGGCGTGTATATTCTCCATAGTAGCTTGCTTAGTTGGAAGTGATGAACTTCAAGAGGCTTCGCAGTTGTTGAACTGTTTGTCTGATATGGTTTATTGCTC GGTTTGTGCATGTATGCAG ACACAGCACAAGATTGAAATGGATAAAAGAGATGGCAAGTTTGGACCACAACCAATGGCAATACCAGCAGTCCAGCACATGTCACGTTTCGATCAGGCAACTCCTCCACCAGTTGGATATCCATCCCAACCATCATATGGACAGCCCTATGGCCACCCGCCACCCTATCAAGCTCAAGGTTACCCTCCTGCCGGTTATCCTCCCGCATATCCACCTGCTCCTGCCTATCCTCCTCCTAACTATCCCAGGTGA